The following proteins are encoded in a genomic region of Salvelinus sp. IW2-2015 unplaced genomic scaffold, ASM291031v2 Un_scaffold2615, whole genome shotgun sequence:
- the LOC112074389 gene encoding homeobox protein Hox-B1-like, with translation MENSRMNSFLEYSICSRGPNAYSPKSGYHHMDQGFPAPFHSGSGTTSDNGDGRLYVAGSAQTVVAQHQHQSSSYAHHYEPQSHHANIVLPYGSTGTAGYGTEACANPDYGHPQYFINEQDGMYYQSTGLSASNVGPNYGSLAGAYCGXQGAVPAAQYQHHGCEGQDHQRGYLQSTYVDISASQEREKDAEQTPQGKTFDWMKVKRNPPKTAKVADYGMGPQNTIRTNFTTKQLTELEKEFHFSKYLTRARRVEIAATLELNETQVKIWFQNRRMKQKKREKEGLASASSTGSSKDLEDNSDHSSSISPGASPSSET, from the exons ATGGAGAATTCCAGAATGAACTCTTTCTTAGAGTACTCAATTTGTAGCCGTGGACCGAACGCCTACTCACCCAAGTCCGGATACCACCACATGGACCAAGGCTTCCCGGCCCCTTTTCACTCGGGCTCCGGCACAACAAGTGATAACGGTGATGGACGGCTTTACGTGGCGGGCAGCGCCCAGACAGTGGTGGCCCAACATCAGCACCAGAGCAGTAGCTACGCGCATCATTATGAGCCCCAGTCGCATCATGCCAACATAGTCCTTCCATATGGCAGTACAGGGACTGCGGGATATGGGACGGAAGCGTGCGCAAACCCGGACTATGGACACCCACAATACTTTATCAACGAGCAGGACGGGATGTACTATCAATCAACGGGCCTTTCCGCCTCCAATGTAGGCCCCAACTACGGCTCCCTGGCAGGGGCATACTGYGGGRCGCAGGGGGCTGTCCCCGCGGCACAGTACCAGCACCACGGCTGCGAGGGCCAGGACCACCAGCGGGGTTATTTGCAGAGCACCTATGTTGACATTTCGGCCTctcaggagagggagaaggacgcAGAGCAAACACCACAAGGAAAGACTTTCGACTGGATGAAAGTCAAGAGGAACCCCCCTAAAACAG CTAAAGTGGCTGACTATGGAATGggaccccagaacaccatccgcACCAACTTTACAACCAAGCAGCTGACCGAGCTCGARAAGGAGTTCCACTTCAGCAAGTACTTGACGCGGGCCAGGCGCGTGGAAATCGCCGCCACACTCGAGCTCAACGAAACGCAGGTGAAAATCTGGTTCCAGAACCGCAGAATGAAACAGAAGAAGCGCGAGAAAGAGGGCCTGGCCTCAGCCTCGAGCACGGGTTCCTCCAAGGACCTGGAAGACAACTCGGACCATTCCAGCTCCATATCTCCTGGCGCGTCTCCCAGTTCGGAGACCTAA